The sequence GAGGTTGGCCAGACGGAGCGTGGGATCCATCGCCGGGGTCTGCGTACGAGCGACGTCTGCCGGGTCGACAGACACGAGGGCGACGCCATCTCCGGTGCGCGCAGCGGCGATGAGGACCGTGGCGATGTCGCCGTCGAGGACGTACTCGATCGTGCCGGAGACCCGACCGTCGACGTAGGTCAGTGGCTCGTCGACGTCGGTCGACGCCGAGGTCGTGGTGGCCGATGCCAGAGTGGCCACTTCGCCGCCGGCGATCCGTTCGAGCAACGACTCGGTGCCGGGCGTCGTGATCAGGGCAGCCGAGGCGATCAGCGACGACACCAGCGGGAGTGGCGCGAGGGCGTACCCGATCTCCTCGGCGACGACGAGCGCCTCGGCGAGTGAGAAGCCAGCACCGCCCGCCTCCTCCGGGATCGGGAGTGCCGCGACGCCGACCTGCTCGCAGAGCAACTGCCAGAGTGACGCGTCATGGCCGACCGGTGACTCCATCGCCACCCGGACGGCGGCGCTGTCGGAGCGCTTCGCGAGCAGGCTGCGTACGGTCGCGGCCAGCTCCTCCTGCTCGGGAGTGCGTGTCATGACGGAATCCGGGTTTCGGCGTGCCGGGTGTCGGGTTTCGGCGTGGCGGATGTCGGGTTTCGGCGGGCCAGGAGAGAGGCGAGGATCCGCTCGCGGTGCCACTGTGGAGAGCCGCCGAGGTGCTTCAGATCGAGGACGCGTTGCATCCAGATCGAGATGTCGCACTCGAGCGTGTAGCCGATGGCGCCGTGGACCTGCAGGGCGGCGCGGGACGCCCGGTACGCGGCGTCGTACGCCCCGACCTTGGCCGCTGAGACGGCTTGTTCACCGGGCGCGCAAGCCGCGCCGAACACCAGCGGCCGAGCGAAGTCCAGGGCGATCCGCACGTCGGCCAGTTGGTGCTTGATCGCCTGGTAGGAGCCGATCTCACGACCGAACTGGCGGCGCTGCTTCACGTAGGTGACGGAGTCGGCCAGCAGTCGCTCTCCGGCGCCGAGCAGGTACGCGGCGTTCGCGAGTACGCCGAGGTCGGTCGCGTCGAAATGCGCAGACGGCACCGGTACGGCGTGCCGCCCCAGCACTTCGAAGACCGCGGCGACCTCGACCGGACCGAGGTCCGGATCGCCGACGCCTTGCTGTTCCAACCGAGCCCACAAGGTGTCAGCGGCTGTGCTGTCGCCGCCTGCCGCCGCACGGTTGACGGCGGGCGTGTCACTGGTCACGAGCAGGCGGTCGAGCGAGTCGGCGAATGCCTGCTGCTCCTCGGTCAGGATGAACTCCATCAGCCCTTCGCCTCCCTCGGCAGGCCGAGGATCCGCTCGGCGACGATGTTGCGTTGGATCTCGTTGGTCCCGGCGTAGATGGGGCCGGCGAGGGAGAACAGATACCCGTCGCGCCACCGCCGGTCGTCCGGTGCCAACTCGAGCGCGGTCTCGTGCAGCGCGATGTCGAGCTCGGACCACCACACCTTGTTGACCGATCCGGCGGCACCCATGTCGCCGCCGCCCGCCAGTCGGGTGACGGTGCCCCAGGTGTAGAGCCGGTACGCCTCGGCGCCGATCCAGGCGTCCACGACGGCGTTCGCGAAGGCAGGCTCCGGGGCCGTGGCGTACAGGTCCACGAGTCGGTCGGCAGCCGCGCAGAAGCGTCCGGGGGAGCGCAGCGACAGGCCGCGCTCGTTGCCGGCCGTCGACATCGCCACCCGCCACCCGTCGCCGGGCGCACCGAGTACGTCCGAGTCCGGGACGAACACGTCGTCGAAGAAGATCTCTGCGAAGCCGGGTTCCCTGTCGAGTTGTGGGATCGGACGTACGGTCACGCCGTCGGCATCCAGCGGGAACAGGAAATAGGTCAGGCCGGCGTGGCGTGCGGCCGTCGGGTCCGAGCGGAACAGGCCGAAACCCCAGTGTGCGTACGCGGCGCGCGAGGACCAGGTCTTCTGTCCGTTGAGGTGCCAGCCACCCTCGACCCGGGTGGCCGTCGACCGCAGCGACGCCAGGTCGGAACCGGCCTCCGGCTCGGACCAGGCCTGAGCCCAGATGCGCTCACCGGTGGCCATCGAGGGGAGGAAGCGAGCCTGCTGTTCGGCCGTACCGTGGTCGAAGATGATCGGCGCGAGCAGGAAGATCCCGTTCTGGGAGACCCGTCCCGGGGCGCCTGCGCGGTAGTACTCCTCCTCGAAGATCACCCACTCCACGAGTGAGGCGCCACGGCCGCCGTACTCCTCCGGCCACGACACCACTGACCAGCGTGCCGCGGAGAGCTTGGCCTCCCACTCCTGGTGGGCGAGGAAACCTTCTGCGGAGTCCATCGACGGCAGCGGTTCGGTG comes from Nocardioides baekrokdamisoli and encodes:
- a CDS encoding acyl-CoA dehydrogenase family protein, with amino-acid sequence MNLDLSESELAFQAEARAWLEANVPTEPLPSMDSAEGFLAHQEWEAKLSAARWSVVSWPEEYGGRGASLVEWVIFEEEYYRAGAPGRVSQNGIFLLAPIIFDHGTAEQQARFLPSMATGERIWAQAWSEPEAGSDLASLRSTATRVEGGWHLNGQKTWSSRAAYAHWGFGLFRSDPTAARHAGLTYFLFPLDADGVTVRPIPQLDREPGFAEIFFDDVFVPDSDVLGAPGDGWRVAMSTAGNERGLSLRSPGRFCAAADRLVDLYATAPEPAFANAVVDAWIGAEAYRLYTWGTVTRLAGGGDMGAAGSVNKVWWSELDIALHETALELAPDDRRWRDGYLFSLAGPIYAGTNEIQRNIVAERILGLPREAKG
- a CDS encoding acyl-CoA dehydrogenase family protein; this translates as MEFILTEEQQAFADSLDRLLVTSDTPAVNRAAAGGDSTAADTLWARLEQQGVGDPDLGPVEVAAVFEVLGRHAVPVPSAHFDATDLGVLANAAYLLGAGERLLADSVTYVKQRRQFGREIGSYQAIKHQLADVRIALDFARPLVFGAACAPGEQAVSAAKVGAYDAAYRASRAALQVHGAIGYTLECDISIWMQRVLDLKHLGGSPQWHRERILASLLARRNPTSATPKPDTRHAETRIPS
- a CDS encoding acyl-CoA dehydrogenase family protein gives rise to the protein MTRTPEQEELAATVRSLLAKRSDSAAVRVAMESPVGHDASLWQLLCEQVGVAALPIPEEAGGAGFSLAEALVVAEEIGYALAPLPLVSSLIASAALITTPGTESLLERIAGGEVATLASATTTSASTDVDEPLTYVDGRVSGTIEYVLDGDIATVLIAAARTGDGVALVSVDPADVARTQTPAMDPTLRLANLTFDDAPATLVVDDASEALSRAHDAGCLTVAALQVGAARRGLDMTVAYAKERVQFGRPIGSFQALKHRMADMLVRVEMARSAVDAATTDPTMIHSAAAYCSDALSHIGAETIQLHGGIGITWEHDAHLVFKRAHALGQLFGQPHEHRALISL